Genomic segment of Schistocerca gregaria isolate iqSchGreg1 unplaced genomic scaffold, iqSchGreg1.2 ptg001160l, whole genome shotgun sequence:
GCCTGAGCTCGAATCAGAAATTTTGTTTTTTCCATGATGTACCCTATGTCGGTGCAATGCGCAATCGAAACAACAAATTTAGCGAGGATTTGAGTGACTGTTCTTTTCACTCGATAAGTTTAAGTTCGCCGAAATCTAAAAAACGTCTTTTGAATTTGAAGCTTCAGTCTGAGTATTATCAGAAGTTGTTCAAACTTCCAAAAACCGAAACACTTTTGTTTAAGCAGCAAGCCTGTTTTTATAATGATAATGGGTACAAAAAAGGCTGGCTGTTCCTTTCTAAGTCTTTTTTGTGTTACTTTTTCCCAGCTGAAAAGTTGTATTTTGTCATACCCTTGGTGTTCATTTTCGACCTAAAGTGGACAAAGGTGAATATTCCCGTTATTGAAGGTGGAGTATTAATTTGTACAGAGTTGGGAAAATTTTTTTTTCTCGTTTACAATACCCAGACATATTCTGCGATTAAAGCGGCCATCATCGATGTTGTCGTAGGCGTGAATATTTCAATTTTAACGAACATACTGGTTGGAAAAAAGATAAATTACAAGGAATTTTTGAATTCTGGATCAGGGAATAGAAGTTCATTGCTTTTACCCGATTACGTAATTGAACAAGGCGAGAAGAAAAAAAGATGGATTCAATATTTTCGGAGATATGGAGTTGGAGTGTCTATAATTCACACGCCCGAACTTTACTCGCTTATTCACTTGGGAGTTCCTGATTCCTTGCGaggttttgcttggaaatgcttttCCGGTTTGGCTTATAGAGTCATGAATGAAGAAAAAACATACGAAGAGATTTTGGAGGCTGCGTGCATTCAGGAAGGGAACGGTAGTGACAACTTGCATGCAAAAGCAGAAAAAAAAATCTTAGAAGTAATCGAAGGCGATTTGAAGCGAGCAATGCCAGAGCATCCTTATTACCAGAATGAACAGGGTATTGATTGTTTGAGAAGAGTGTTAAGAACGCATGCATATGTTAATCCGGAAGTAGCTTATTGCCAAGGTATGAACATCGTTGCTAGCGTTTTGCTGCTTTATGTTAGCGAATCTGATGCTTTTTGGCTCTTGTTGCATATATGCGACGACATTATGTCTGACGTTTGGAAGCCATCTATGCTTGGGGTAACAGTGGTAGCAGATGTACTAAAGGGTATTATTGAAGAAAATAATCCTAGAATTTCAATCTCTCAATCTTGccttaatctattggttatgaactggctTCCTAGACTGTGCATCGGTGCGATTCCTCTGGAATACGCTCTAATTGTTTTAGACAACGTGCTCGTTTATGGTATAAAGGCTGTGCTATGGCTACTTTATGCGGTGGTAGTAACCATTACTTTAAAAAAACGAAATGATTTGTTGACGTCTCAGGAAGAAATGGTTAAGGTTCTGATGTCTATGTCTGACCGAGATACTTTGAAAAACTCAGATTTGAATTTAGATGAAATATTTAAATTGTGCTTTTCAGAAAAAACTACACAGCTGATAAATGGCCATAAGCTGAACTTTTTGATCGCAGGTAAAAAATCCAGATTACTGAATCAGCTCATATACAATGCAGATCTACAGGATAAGAGTGCTCCAGAATGAGTCATAGAATGTGGACAGAAAACATGCTTAAGAGTCGTTTTCAACTGAAGACTTTAGCGCaacattcatttttgcattttctgctCACAATTTGTTTCGGTTGATTGATTGCTACGTTCGCTTATGAGTTGGCTAAAAAGGCCGATCACAGGTCTAATTTGAAAACATATGCTCGGTTGCACTTCCGATGTGGAATATACAAAGTTGCGTTTAGAGTTggttttgtcatttttatttgggTTATTCAAATTGAAGAATGAACTGAACTCATCTACGATCTGCAGACGACagcaacaggatcagtcatttttaaaaagcattgttcaaaattttataacaaaattGAAAACCCATCGACATTTCGAAATTGGCCTGGCCTCCTTCAACATGCTTGAAGATTTTTCTGTATGGGGAAAATACACAAGACTGCACTTTGAGCGTTTGTTTCTTGTAGTCAAGAAATAATGAAAAAGACCAGACGATCGGGCCTCTGATGAATTTGAAAAACTGCTTGAGGAGGAGACGAGATAACACATAACACGCCTTCAAAAAATAGTTTGCAAGGCGTAggtagatgtttattgaagtcaaaaATTCAACAGTTATTTTGAGAATGAATCTACATTGATACATTAAATGCGTGAGACTACTGTATGGCTTCTATGTGTTTTGTGTCAAATGCACTGCCACAGTTGGATACCAGAATTGGCGTTTCTGAGCTGCGTTGACCGAAATGAAATGCTATAGATGAAGAGAATGCCTCGGACAGCATTAAATTTGTCGAGACAGTCGAATTTCTTGACTAAGGGCTTGCATATTAGTCATGTAGACCTGAATAATAACATTTTGGCAATCCCAACGGCAGCCCTGGCGGCATTACCTTACCATTATGAACCTcccaaaatactttcatagttggGAATATGAAGCCTGAGGACCATTGGCTGGTACGGGGTGCGGTGTGTTTTCGGTCTACTATTTCGTTCAGCTTTCCGGACATagccaaattccgcattttttgtatatcaaatttgtgtttttgcgaCAGATCAGAATTGGGCTCGACCATGTATAGAGGCTGTTTTTCAGGCGGCAGCATCCTTTCTACAATACTTTTCAATCCGTTCCATAATTGAGAATAAGTTCGGCTGGCAACGGTGTGCGCATGGATTAACTCGTCTGCGTACCGATTCCACCTGTCATAAATCGAATTATACCGTATTGGAGTTATGTCATTGGTTTTTTCTATTAGGACCTTTTTCCCCTGAGCTTCTGCCTTAGCTATATCCTCGCCCACGTCGACAAGGCACTCGGCTAAATCGATGAGAGTCGGATCTGTGAACGTAACATCGTTGTCGATGACATCTTGTACTTGCATTTCAAGGTCATCGATAACTGTACCGACATTTCCGTACATATCTTTACCTTGAAAAATGTTCGCAAATCGACCGGTGGATCTGTTTTCTGAATCCCAGTCGAGCTGCCCAATTTCATACGCTCTAGATGTGTTGATTAGATTGTACGTGGCTTTCTCATTTGTTGGAATTCCATAGGTTTCTTCTCCTGCTTCTATCCCGACGATGTTCAAATCAGGCCAGTGCCAGAGCCGGTTGTCGTGCGCATACTGCGTGGAGCCTCCGGTTTTGCCTAGTTGGATGTTGTTATTCCAAATACTGACGGTCTCCTTGAGCTCATTATTAGGCTCAACATAGGGTACTGGAGGAACTCGTACAATTGCAGGATTAAATTTAAATTCTGCCAACTTTTCAAATGGCTTTGTATAAGGCGGACAACTAATTGAAGAACCCACCAATGACTCGATCACCCCGATAAAAGCACCGCCGACGATAGCTCCTCTTTTGAAAGTAGCTGCCACTAAAAAAGGTCGTTTACGACTTGTAAGAAAAGCGATAGATAAGTCATTTCCGTTTGTATTTTTAGAACGTACTATTTGTTCTTTTCATAGACAGTATACCCCCCGACAATGCTCCCGCCACGAGGGAGGTCCAAAAATCCGGAATGTTGTAATCATCTAGAAATCCACTGAAAacctcaaaaacaaattgaaaagctCCAAAATTCAATATCATTCTCAAGGAGTTTTTAATAGCTCTTCTCTTATGAAGTTCCAGAACACTCATGTGTAAGCCTCCTGTGTCGCCGCGCCGAGCCTTTCTCATTTTATGGATATGGGGTAAACCATGTGCGAATATACTAATAAAGCCACCGAAAGTAGCACCAGTTACAAAATAATCCAACCAATGTGCGATGTTTATAGAAGAAGTAAATTCAAACCAGTTTATAGGGACATGAGCATCTAGTTGGATACGTTCATGCACCTTATCCCAATTTTCTCTTTCCTCGCGGTCCTCCCGACTTAGCTGTTTGTACTCGGCCTGTTTGAGCGCCTCATGCTTTCTAAAGTTGACTAGACGGTGAACAGGAAGATTATCATAATCGTAAAAGTTTTTGATATCGTGGGCCATGGTGAGATAGGTGAGGCAACAGGCAATCTAAATCAacagacatgtgcaaagaaaagagaagcacGGCGATAGATCAGTGATACACAAAAAATTGTCAATTATAAGAggtataatttttcaaatttaaataTCAGACGACAACATTTTCCCTAGTGGGTGTTCATACTCTTCTTTCATGAATCCGCTTTTTCTGTCTCGATACTGAGCCTTTTTTCCGTAGCAGCAACTTGGTTCGGCATTTTAATGCAGTATGCCTTTGCACAAACCTTTCGGCGCGTTTCCCGACATCTCTCGCTGCTTGCTATAAGTTTTTTTTTGGTGGGTCCCAACCGTTAAGTCGATCCGATACATAATGTAGTTTACAATATCAAAACGATGCTATCTTACATGATATATAGCTAGAAATTGCCACAACCTTTTTGATGGCGGAGGACTAGATGATTAGTGCCCAGTCGAATTTTGCGTACACTGAtcaaaaaattgtgtgttttcGAAGTGGTCATTTTTAACGGTGAAGTGCATGCATATATCGGTTCATATACCAATTTTTGTGCATGCGAAAACGAATTGATTGATTCGTCTGTCTAGAACGTGGCGCACTCCAGCTAAAAAAACCGGTTTACGTTGCTACAAAACCGTAAAAATTGCAAGTGTAGCTTTTGCTTCAGAATTCTAATACAATAAATTCTTGATGTTTTCTCTCTGAGCTCAATCCCAAAACATCTTAGTTCTGAATCAAGAACGCTTTTCGTTGCTGCGACGCGTCAAACAGAATTTCATTCAGAACTGAGCAAAAATGTAGACAGAAAGCCATGAAGATGGCGCGGTGTATACGAGGGCCATATATACACACGAGGCTGAAGGGTCATAGTTTGTATCATGCATTTACGAGGAAAATACGTCGTACGTACAGCTCAAATCATGAAACAAACGTGATGATTGAAAGGTTGTATTTATTGcttgatataaaataaaaaaacccTAATTTTATAATGCCTAGTTTGTTCTTGCAGTTCTCTTTCAGTTTTATTTCTATACATCATAATGACAGATGACACTTATGACTATCTTTTTAAAAGTACGTTTTTCACTTAGACTGCCTCGTTggggttgttttctttttttttatatacatccaCATTCCCAAATTGCTTGTACTGACATGAGTAACTCACATCGTTTTTCAACCTTCCATACTCAATTTCGAATGTAGTCGTCCTAGTGGGAGATAGTGGAGTAGGCAAGTCGAATTTGTTGTCTCGATTTACAAAGGGCGAATTTTACGAAGATACAAAATCTACCATAGGTGTTGAATTTGCTGTTAAAAGTCTCAAAATTGAATCTAAGGTTATCAAAGCACAGATTTGGGACACTGGTATGTCTATGTAGTCCTAGTAATTCAGAACTGGGCTCAACACTAGACGTTATGTGTTTTTTGTAGTGATCCCTTTCAAATTTAACTTCTCTCTAAAACGAACTTTAAtaccattttatttttttcaaggctGACGTCGTTTATTTTCTTACAATCCGCACGATAATTTCTTAGCTGGGCAGGAGAGATATCGGGCGATCACCAGTGCCTATTATCGCTCAGCGGTTGGAGCCATGCTTGTCTATGATATTTCTAAGAAAGAAACGTACGCTTTCCTTCCAATTCTCGTTTTCGTTCCTTTTGATCTCTCACACACTCTTGTTTGCAGGTTCGATAACATCGAGAGATGGTTGACAGAACTTCGACAACATACGGATTCGAACGTTACCTTAATGCTTGTAGGCAACAAATTAGGTATGAGTTTTTTTAACGCAGAAAGTTGCCTCGCCATGCGGCTTCTGACATTTTTCGCACAAATTTATATGACGTCTCTTTAGACTTGAAACATTTGCGTGAAGTGAATGAAGACCGAGCAAAGAGCTATGCGGAAGAAAATGGTCTGCATCTGGTAGAAACCTCCGCTAAAGACAACATGGCGGTTGAATACGCCTTccaaaagttggtaactgaaatttactGTGACGTTGTAAATAAATATCACCTTGAGGCGGATTCCAGTGGCAATCGTACGTGAATTTTTATATATCATTAAACGAAAACATCACTCTCTCACACACTGGATGTTGGCTCTTCCACCAATAGAGAGCGACTCTGCCATCCCTCATTCGGAACCAGTTAGCGACATACGGGCAGCTCAAAATTCCAACGCGGCAAACAATCAGTCGTGTGCATGCTAAAAATTATCCAGGCAATATCTATACACAATCGCATACAATCAGTGATTACTATAATGTATATTTGCGTTAGTGGTTTTGTATGGTTTTATATGCCCCTAGCGCACGCAATGCATAGTTTTTTCAATATTTAGCAAATTCTAACCTCGCGCAGGGTGACGCGTTATATGATCATTCTAAAACTAAGGGTTTTATTGTAGGTGTGCGCATGTCTAGTCGTTTGTATAGAATGTGTGTATCTCCGCTCTTAACTCtttacaccctttttttttttttctggcttgGATTTCGTTTTGTTTCCAGCCTTTCGTCTCGCTTCTAGTTCTATAGCAGTTTTGGATTTGTCAAGGGGGTGAATATCCGGATTTTCTTCTCTCAGGAAATTGACGGTGTACTCCAAAATAGAAGATAGTGGGCGAAATTTCTTGTTATTCTTTCCGAAAGACATGCTGGGTAGAGAGCGCTGGCGCAGATACTTCTCTACCTTGGTATTGTAATCAGGCAGAAACCATTGGTGTCCGACCCGTTCGAGTCGTTTTGGATCTCGTTTGGCAGggatctccatttttttttttatcaactgagtatttttttctatattttccttTCTAATGAACATGTTAGTTACTTTCCTTGGCAAGTGCAAATCAATCCGTTTGAACAGGGCTGTTTTACCTTTTCGGAGCAAGTCTTTCGTGTTTGTTTAATTTAGGGTGACGAATTTGCCAGGGTTTGGGAGTGAAATCATGGGGCTCTCTATGTAATAGTGCTCGTTGGCGGGCACCTATTGGTTTCCTGTATGCCCCATTTATCCGAACGGGTCTCAGCAGTTTGTTCGCTACACTTGCAGAAGCAGCACTCATGGCTGCCATTGATTCGCCGAAAAAACCTTtgatatttgaaattatttttattatttttggacGATtcggttttaatcttccaggttGATTTTGTCGTGTCCGAACTTTCCGTAGAGCTCGGCCTTATATTGGATAATGTCATCTTCAGTCTTTTCCAATTCCATTCTCAGCGAGTCAATTTTTTGGTTGATACTGTTAGATCTTTCGGTGATCTGCTTTATGGCTTCTTCTTTGTCGACAGGAATGTAAACCTCTCCATATCGATAAAGGACGGTGTCTTCGAGATCTAGCTCGAGTTCTTGTTCGAGATACTTGAGCGTGTCTAGTTCTTCCTGGAGCGTGATAGCAAAAAAAATTGTTAAGGAGCGAATGCGGTTTTTGTCGAATATTGGACGTAGCCAACCGTACAGAATTGAGCATGATTTCTTCTTTGATTGAGTTTTTCCTAGTATTTTCGACTGCAAACTTGTTGAGAGTTTGCTGGTCCTCCCAGGACATTTCGGTTTGTGCCTACATAATGCGACCGTAAATTATACGGAGTCAATTGTTCAGATCCGAAAGGACAGTCGCTCGATTTGGTTATGTGCTTTTGAGGTCAGTGTCAAAGAGCGAAATGTATGCATACGCTTTGAGCCATGGATGTCAAATGAGAGAATCACCTGAgcttttcgaaaaaaaaaagtgtttttgcgTTCAAGTTTTAAGGTCGGCTTTGCAAAGCTGCTTGTAGCTGCAGACCGTTCTTAAAGGTGTTTTTTGAAATATATGCATAGGGCATGCGCAGAATTATGCCGCGGGCTCGTCCAGACACCTCCCAAGGGCGCCATGCGGAGAATTCAGCGATTCATAGATATGGCTGCAGAGGTTGCTCGGGACAGCCCAATGAGGTTCAAACACGGAGCAGTTTTGGTTAAATTTGGACGAAAGATTGGAATGGGGTATAATCAAGCTAGGTCGTGCTTCAAAGGATACGGCGTCACTTCTATGCACGCGGAAATTCAGGCACTCAAGGGGAAGGCTCTAGGCACTACTTCtggtatgtgtttttttttttcctcgaaaATTTGCGGCGCTGACACGTGATGTGAGGCTCCGATTTATACGTCGTAAGGCTGGGAGAGGCCGGATTGGCGAATTCCAAGCCATGCCTTGATTGTTTGCGGGTCATCAAACAATTCGGAGTCAAAAAAGTGGTCTACAGCACAAAGACAAATGGTATCGTGatagaaaaagtaaaaaatatgaTCGGGTACAATAACAGTATGTACAAACCGACATATGCTTACTCGAAGCCGTTGCTGAAACCAGTTCGCTCCTAGCAATCCTATGCTCTCCGTTGGTTATTTTTTGAGTCAAAAAGTCTCGTTGACATAAAAGGTTCGCGCGAAATGGCTATTTTTGCTATTTTTACTTTTTTGGTTTGGAACGGCCAACGATACTTGAATATTGTTTGTGGGAATGCCTTTTTTTCCTCTTGTCAAGAGCCGATCCGCTCAGCGGGAGGTAAGTATATGGCTCGTGCTTGCCAGGTTTTTTCAGATCTCCAGAGGCCTTGGGCGCCTTGTAGCTGTTCTTTATTTGAATGGCTTTCGCGACTGGGTCCGGTTTAGACTTCTTTTGACGGTGTCGGATTTCTCTGGAATCGTGCCAAACTTCCTTCGAATCAGCGAGATCGTCCTGATCATCGTTGAACGCGTCTCTCAGACTTCTCTTCCTGCTCATCTGACCAAGCTCAGACGCTTCAGTTCCAGATGCCGTCGGATTGGCGTCTCCTTTCTTCAAAGGTCCTTGTTCAGTGATGATCAACTTCCCTGAGTCAGTGAGAGCATAATCGGAAAAATCATCTGGCTGAGCTGGACGGATGAACGACTTCAACGAAGCAACGCGCGCGGAGGCAGATGGATCTAAAAAGTCAATAGGGTTGCCCTCTGGGTCTTCTTCTTCGAGAAGCAGACCGCTCGATGGCAAGGGATTCGTGCGCTTTCGGTTCtctaccccctttttaatttttttaactttttttctgtgttgtgcTCTAGAATGAATGTTTTGGATGAACTTGCGATGCTCGGCCGGCGTACATCGAGAGACGAGTTCGAGCCcaaatttatttatgaatttttCGAACAGGAGGCGCTGTCTCTTGATGAACTTGGTCTTAACTTTTTCTGGCCAGTTGACGGTAGATTCGATGATGCTCGGCAGATAAGTGCAAAACTGAACTGAAGGAAGAACCTTCGAGACAACCCAGATCAATTCCAGCGACGCGCTGATGACTTGTGGGCTGTCCCACCTCAGACATAGAATCGCGTCTTTGAGTATAAGTTGAATTTTATCTTGAAAGTTTTCGAGTTCTGTTTTGAAAGATTTGAACAGAGCAGAAAAGCAGTGAAAGGTACACGCCAGAAAGTGGGTGTCCGACGAAGACAACCCAACCACGAGGAGAGTAATCATTTGGTCAAGTCCTACAATGCGAGTGATACCCTCCAGCGCTTCTATGGCCGCCTGATGAGAGCGACTAGAGGGATCGCTCCATCCCAGAATGAGCGTCGGTAAAGGCGTGAAAACGGATTTTTGAAGTTCCTTTTGACTCAGTACGCTTGCGTAAGACTGATCCAGGCCACGGAGCCAATTCAGACATGATTCCAAACTCATGGCTTCGCACAGCAGTTGAATAAGGCGAATTTTTGAAACGTTGGTTACCTCGGCATGTGCCAAGTGTGCCTGGAGGAGTTTGAGTTTAGACCGCAAAAACTCGGGGTTTTGATTGCATATAGAGTACAGAACCTTCCACGCCTTCTTTCGGACACTGGCCGAGATGAGAAGGTTCTTGCGGGGATTCAAATAGGGGAAAATCAACTGATAGACGCCGTGAATGTCTTTCTCGCCTAGGTGCGGAACAAACGCCACCAAAATACCAAGAAGGCACTTGGCGGTGTGGGCGTCCCCATTCTCTTGCTCAGACGACAGGTGACTGGACTTAATGTGAAGTATGACCTGATCAAAAAACAGGCTCAAGAGACGTTTAGGTGCGATTCTCAAAAACGCCTCAACGGCTTTTTTGACGATGTTTCGCTCCTCTGCGCTAATTTTAGAAACAATCAGATTCAACAGGCACGGGAGGAAGTCTGACGCGTACTTGGCAATAGCTTCAAGGTCTGAGCGAAGTTCGTCGGCAAGCGGAGCGTTGCAGGCAGAGGAATCGTCGATTTGGTCGGTATTTTCGGCCGCTTTTCGTTCTAAAGCGCTCAAGCTGCGTTCGGTGGACGAAATGAGCTCTTCCAGTCCCCTCACAACATGTACGCGAGCGTCTGagcattccatcatggattttcccagCGTGCTTGAAGCAAGGGGAAACGAGGTCGAAGTGTCTCGTGCCTGACGACAGAATCTAGGAAACGTGGCCCAAACTTGCACATAGAGAGTTTTGAAAAGTTTTAGAGCCAGAGCGTTCTCTGTCTCTACACATATCCTTGACATCTCTTTTAGCTTTTCACAAACAGGCAGCAGCTCTTGACAAAAAAACGATAATTCTGAATGAGACAGATGGGAGCCGAGAAACTGTAAAATCCATAAATTCCGGGATTTAAAATCTCCGGTTCCATCCGTGT
This window contains:
- the LOC126329093 gene encoding uncharacterized protein LOC126329093 — protein: MAHDIKNFYDYDNLPVHRLVNFRKHEALKQAEYKQLSREDREERENWDKVHERIQLDAHVPINWFEFTSSINIAHWLDYFVTGATFGGFISIFAHGLPHIHKMRKARRGDTGGLHMSVLELHKRRAIKNSLRMILNFGAFQFVFEVFSGFLDDYNIPDFWTSLVAGALSGGILSMKRTNMAATFKRGAIVGGAFIGVIESLVGSSISCPPYTKPFEKLAEFKFNPAIVRVPPVPYVEPNNELKETVSIWNNNIQLGKTGGSTQYAHDNRLWHWPDLNIVGIEAGEETYGIPTNEKATYNLINTSRAYEIGQLDWDSENRSTGRFANIFQGKDMYGNVGTVIDDLEMQVQDVIDNDVTFTDPTLIDLAECLVDVGEDIAKAEAQGKKVLIEKTNDITPIRYNSIYDRWNRYADELIHAHTVASRTYSQLWNGLKSIVERMLPPEKQPLYMVEPNSDLSQKHKFDIQKMRNLAMSGKLNEIVDRKHTAPRTSQWSSGFIFPTMKVFWEVHNGKVMPPGLPLGLPKCYYSGLHD
- the LOC126329071 gene encoding TBC1 domain family member 8B-like isoform X1, which codes for MSDNTIERDSWSEPDEQGSSIDTNSRLSLDLLSDRINDEYFACYRCKTSIFSQYGQLYINQDYIRFKSPSSTVKIKFKNILSIKGVLSLSFIGSDGIEIKGSGNIELKLYYFDNLNESLKVIYSVWIEHIEKLTQYVERKLLTAFESTMENTSFKMGEHRNEDDKIIYEDWRSMMSLSSNQKFCFFHDVPYVGAMRNRNNKFSEDLSDCSFHSISLSSPKSKKRLLNLKLQSEYYQKLFKLPKTETLLFKQQACFYNDNGYKKGWLFLSKSFLCYFFPAEKLYFVIPLVFIFDLKWTKVNIPVIEGGVLICTELGKFFFLVYNTQTYSAIKAAIIDVVVGVNISILTNILVGKKINYKEFLNSGSGNRSSLLLPDYVIEQGEKKKRWIQYFRRYGVGVSIIHTPELYSLIHLGVPDSLRGFAWKCFSGLAYRVMNEEKTYEEILEAACIQEGNGSDNLHAKAEKKILEVIEGDLKRAMPEHPYYQNEQGIDCLRRVLRTHAYVNPEVAYCQGMNIVASVLLLYVSESDAFWLLLHICDDIMSDVWKPSMLGVTVVADVLKGIIEENNPRISISQSCLNLLVMNWLPRLCIGAIPLEYALIVLDNVLVYGIKAVLWLLYAVVVTITLKKRNDLLTSQEEMVKVLMSMSDRDTLKNSDLNLDEIFKLCFSEKTTQLINGHKLNFLIAGKKSRLLNQLIYNADLQDKSAPE
- the LOC126329082 gene encoding ras-related protein rab-11.1-like codes for the protein MTDDTYDYLFKIVLVGDSGVGKSNLLSRFTKGEFYEDTKSTIGVEFAVKSLKIESKVIKAQIWDTAGQERYRAITSAYYRSAVGAMLVYDISKKETFDNIERWLTELRQHTDSNVTLMLVGNKLDLKHLREVNEDRAKSYAEENGLHLVETSAKDNMAVEYAFQKLVTEIYCDVVNKYHLEADSSGNQSDSAIPHSEPVSDIRAAQNSNAANNQSCAC